A part of Chloroflexota bacterium genomic DNA contains:
- a CDS encoding HNH endonuclease, translating into MNEPVLVLNANFQPINITSTYRAINMVLAEKATLVMNGRGVIHSVSEVFPLPSVIRLNRMVKRPRPIVKLTRKEIFRRDNFTCQYCGRQTNTLTIDHVIPRHMGGETTWSNVVTACSRCNHLKGGMTPEQSGMVPLRKPQAPPSTAVYLFGKHTHETQEWQEFLVGW; encoded by the coding sequence ATGAATGAACCGGTATTAGTTTTAAACGCTAATTTCCAACCCATCAACATCACCTCGACGTACCGAGCAATCAATATGGTCCTGGCCGAGAAAGCCACACTGGTGATGAATGGTCGAGGAGTCATCCATAGCGTTTCCGAAGTCTTTCCCCTGCCCTCCGTCATCCGGCTGAACCGGATGGTCAAACGCCCCCGCCCCATCGTAAAACTGACCCGCAAGGAGATCTTCCGACGCGATAATTTCACCTGTCAATATTGCGGCCGGCAGACCAATACACTAACCATTGACCATGTCATTCCCAGGCACATGGGTGGAGAAACCACCTGGAGCAATGTGGTCACAGCCTGTTCCCGATGCAACCATCTCAAAGGCGGCATGACTCCAGAACAATCCGGAATGGTGCCGCTGCGCAAACCTCAGGCCCCACCCAGCACCGCTGTTTACCTCTTTGGTAAACACACGCACGAAACCCAGGAATGGCAGGAATTCCTGGTTGGTTGGTAG
- a CDS encoding tyrosine--tRNA ligase has protein sequence MNIDQQVAYLMRGTDYGDDTTRKMMEKELRERLILAEKEGRPLRIYCGYDPTKPDLHIGHTVTMRKLRQFQELGHHVIFLIGTYTSLIGDPSDKDKLRPVLTQEQVQANAETYATQAFKVLDREKTDLRYNAEWLDDLMLKDMIYMASNFTIQQFLTRENFRKRWDKDEPVYFHELFYAILQGYDAYKLDTDVQVGGTDQMFNIMTAGRKIMAYFDKKPNIGIILPILPGTDGELKMSKSLGNDIPLETTPEDMFGKVMSIPDKAMGSYSRLVTRWTNEQVEAFEKAMENGDLHPRDAKMELAKEITSAFFGDEPAEHAKTEFINMFQKGDMPDEIPEFHPEGEPVLLDVLVDSSLVKSKSQARRLIQQNGVKIDGEAVTDPFMILSVGSIVQVGKRRFVKVI, from the coding sequence ATGAACATTGACCAACAAGTAGCATATTTGATGCGGGGAACCGATTATGGTGATGACACCACCCGCAAGATGATGGAAAAAGAACTGCGGGAACGGCTGATCCTGGCAGAAAAAGAAGGACGGCCGCTGCGCATTTATTGTGGTTATGACCCAACTAAACCTGACCTGCATATTGGCCATACAGTGACCATGCGGAAGCTGCGCCAGTTCCAGGAATTGGGCCACCATGTGATCTTTCTAATCGGGACCTATACCTCCCTGATCGGCGATCCTTCGGATAAGGACAAACTGCGCCCCGTGCTCACCCAGGAACAGGTCCAGGCGAATGCTGAGACCTATGCCACCCAGGCCTTCAAGGTTCTGGACCGGGAAAAGACCGATTTGCGCTATAACGCAGAATGGCTGGATGACCTGATGCTTAAGGACATGATCTATATGGCATCCAATTTCACCATTCAGCAATTCCTGACCCGTGAGAATTTCCGCAAACGTTGGGATAAGGACGAGCCGGTCTACTTCCACGAGCTGTTCTATGCGATCTTGCAGGGTTACGACGCCTATAAGCTGGATACGGATGTCCAGGTGGGCGGCACCGATCAGATGTTCAATATCATGACCGCCGGCCGGAAGATCATGGCCTATTTTGATAAGAAACCAAATATCGGCATCATCCTGCCAATTCTCCCCGGCACGGATGGGGAATTGAAGATGAGCAAGTCCCTTGGCAACGATATCCCCCTGGAGACGACCCCTGAGGATATGTTCGGCAAGGTGATGAGCATTCCGGATAAGGCGATGGGCAGCTACAGCCGCCTAGTGACCCGCTGGACCAATGAGCAGGTTGAAGCCTTTGAAAAGGCGATGGAAAATGGGGATCTGCATCCCCGTGATGCCAAGATGGAATTGGCAAAGGAGATCACTTCTGCTTTCTTCGGTGATGAACCCGCCGAACACGCCAAGACAGAATTCATCAACATGTTCCAGAAGGGCGACATGCCTGATGAGATTCCTGAGTTCCACCCTGAAGGAGAGCCGGTTCTGTTGGATGTGCTGGTGGATAGCAGCCTGGTGAAGAGCAAAAGTCAGGCCCGGCGATTGATCCAGCAAAATGGTGTGAAGATTGACGGCGAGGCAGTTACAGATCCTTTTATGATTCTCTCTGTTGGTTCCATTGTTCAGGTTGGCAAGCGCCGCTTTGTCAAAGTGATCTGA
- a CDS encoding FtsW/RodA/SpoVE family cell cycle protein, translated as MYRFFPIREQDSRTDRLQSRLLIIAALLVLALAATLTISTAVRYHSTSEDYRWTHWLGVLGWFSVFAALNWQSSRKLPHRDPYLLPIVAALTGIGLMMVWRLFPNMGLRQTVWLILSGGIVFLGFQFPQFLTILKKYKYIWLVLGLVLVALTIIFGENPTGFGPALWLNVFGFYFQPSEPLKLLMVIYLSGFFTDRLILKKNTLAPVLPTLFVIGLALVLLVTQRDLGTAIIFMAIYLLMLYSINGSRWILWTTPLALIAAGVVGYFFIDIVHVRLYTWLHPFSDPTGTSYQIIQSMIGIASGGTLGAGLGMGSPGLIPVAISDFIYAALGEELGLAGLAVVVGLISLLIYRAIKRANQSSDLFNRHLAIGIAYYFGFQSILIIGGNVGLLPLTGVTLPFISYGGSSLLISFIALGILITINQIPEEHTVLQSTPQSRRINWSTIVLVGLLIVEFTVTTFYGFWFKAPLVERPENPRWAVADRFVPLGNIVDRNGQVIITSIGEIGDISRTATYPALSSVVGYTSSIYGQTGIEASMYSYLRGLTSERSLKDALMEWVNNQPPEGLNVRLTLDLSLQRVADDLLGDEHGAVILMNAETGEILTMASHPYFNLDTLAEDWASFSDEENGPLVNRVTQGAYPIGGTLFPFLLADQINLLNTFTRPETILSSLSAGPGCATAPETLDWASIVQYGCVNAQADLASYIGLAPVSDLIQNLGYYTSPDLRLTVAEAAQTGITDDWEFFTGQDLSISPLQLAIAASALSNDGVLTAPRIVNGYEDENAAWVTLPKLGSASTAFTSSQVESLTTLLENETALQWQTVSSTETDEGDPITWFVAGSTPNWQGQPYVIVVALEAKNPNQATQIGLTLLNQAMNLSTSN; from the coding sequence GTGTATCGCTTTTTCCCTATTCGTGAGCAGGATTCCAGGACGGACCGACTGCAAAGCCGCCTGCTGATCATCGCGGCCTTATTGGTCCTCGCTCTGGCGGCGACTCTGACCATCAGCACTGCCGTCCGCTATCACAGCACCAGTGAGGATTACCGCTGGACGCACTGGTTAGGCGTGTTGGGCTGGTTTTCTGTGTTTGCCGCCCTGAATTGGCAATCCAGCCGGAAGCTCCCCCACCGTGATCCCTACCTGCTGCCAATTGTGGCAGCACTGACGGGTATTGGCCTGATGATGGTCTGGCGGCTTTTTCCCAATATGGGCCTGCGCCAAACCGTCTGGCTGATCCTTTCCGGTGGGATTGTTTTTCTGGGTTTCCAATTCCCTCAATTCCTGACGATCCTCAAAAAATATAAATATATTTGGCTGGTATTGGGTCTGGTCCTGGTTGCCCTGACGATCATCTTCGGTGAAAACCCAACCGGTTTTGGCCCGGCTTTGTGGCTGAACGTTTTTGGCTTCTATTTCCAGCCTTCCGAACCGCTCAAGCTCCTGATGGTCATCTATCTCTCGGGTTTCTTCACCGATCGGCTGATCCTGAAGAAAAACACCCTGGCGCCTGTCCTGCCAACCTTATTTGTCATTGGGCTGGCCCTGGTGTTATTGGTCACCCAGCGTGACCTGGGCACCGCGATCATCTTCATGGCCATCTATCTGCTGATGCTATATTCGATCAACGGCAGCCGCTGGATCCTTTGGACCACACCCTTAGCGTTGATCGCAGCCGGTGTGGTTGGCTATTTCTTCATTGATATCGTCCATGTTCGACTCTATACCTGGCTGCACCCCTTCTCCGATCCCACCGGCACTTCTTATCAGATCATCCAATCGATGATCGGGATTGCCTCCGGAGGCACCCTGGGGGCAGGTTTAGGAATGGGCAGCCCGGGCTTGATCCCAGTTGCCATTTCTGATTTCATTTATGCTGCGCTTGGTGAAGAACTGGGCCTGGCTGGATTGGCAGTCGTTGTTGGACTGATCAGTCTATTGATCTATCGAGCCATAAAAAGGGCCAACCAATCCAGCGATCTTTTCAACCGCCATTTGGCAATTGGGATAGCGTATTATTTCGGTTTCCAGAGCATATTGATCATCGGTGGCAATGTTGGCCTGCTCCCCCTCACCGGGGTCACCCTACCCTTTATTTCGTATGGCGGGTCCTCCCTGCTGATCTCGTTTATCGCCCTGGGCATTCTGATTACCATCAATCAAATTCCCGAAGAACACACAGTCCTGCAATCAACGCCGCAGAGCCGCAGAATCAACTGGTCAACCATCGTCCTGGTCGGTCTGCTGATCGTCGAATTCACCGTAACAACCTTCTATGGCTTCTGGTTTAAAGCCCCTCTGGTTGAGCGGCCTGAGAACCCCCGCTGGGCGGTTGCGGATCGGTTTGTCCCATTGGGCAATATTGTGGATCGCAATGGCCAGGTCATCATCACCAGCATCGGTGAGATCGGTGATATCAGCCGGACCGCCACTTACCCTGCGCTCTCTTCCGTTGTCGGCTATACCAGCTCCATCTATGGGCAAACCGGCATTGAAGCCTCCATGTATTCCTATTTACGCGGTCTAACCAGCGAACGCAGCCTGAAAGATGCGCTCATGGAGTGGGTCAACAACCAGCCACCGGAGGGCTTGAATGTCCGCCTAACCCTGGATCTGAGCCTTCAGCGTGTGGCAGATGACCTTCTAGGAGATGAACATGGTGCAGTAATCCTGATGAACGCGGAGACCGGTGAAATCCTGACAATGGCCTCCCACCCCTATTTCAACCTCGATACCCTGGCGGAAGATTGGGCCTCCTTCAGCGATGAAGAAAATGGACCGCTGGTCAACCGGGTGACCCAGGGTGCCTACCCCATCGGCGGCACGCTGTTCCCCTTCCTGCTGGCTGACCAAATCAACCTTCTGAATACATTCACCCGGCCGGAAACAATCCTCTCCAGTCTCTCCGCTGGTCCAGGTTGCGCAACAGCACCGGAAACCCTGGACTGGGCTTCGATTGTACAATACGGGTGCGTGAACGCCCAGGCTGATCTAGCCAGCTATATTGGCCTGGCCCCGGTATCGGATCTCATTCAAAATCTGGGATACTACACCAGCCCTGATCTTCGCCTAACGGTTGCAGAAGCCGCCCAAACCGGAATAACCGACGATTGGGAATTCTTCACCGGGCAAGACCTGAGCATCAGCCCATTGCAGTTGGCAATTGCAGCCAGCGCCCTATCCAATGATGGCGTCTTGACAGCACCTCGGATTGTCAACGGTTATGAGGATGAAAACGCAGCCTGGGTAACCCTGCCGAAACTGGGATCGGCCAGTACAGCCTTCACTTCTTCACAAGTGGAAAGCTTAACAACATTACTCGAAAACGAGACCGCTTTGCAATGGCAAACAGTCTCCAGCACGGAGACCGACGAAGGCGACCCAATCACCTGGTTTGTCGCAGGCTCCACACCCAACTGGCAGGGGCAACCCTATGTGATCGTGGTGGCCCTGGAAGCCAAAAATCCGAACCAGGCTACACAGATTGGTCTGACCCTCTTAAACCAGGCCATGAACCTTTCAACCAGTAACTAG
- the mtnP gene encoding S-methyl-5'-thioadenosine phosphorylase: MNETPVLAVIGGTGLYEFDDITDIETLKISTPFGDPSSPIITGRLNGKKVAFLARHGLGHTLSPSDVPYRANIYALKSLGVRRIVSVSACGSLREAYAPGHIVIPDQIFDFTHKRDRSFFGKGLVAHVSVAEPFCESLSDILEESVKTQNAPYHRGGTYITIEGPRFSTKGESRVYRQWGLDIIGMTASPEVFLAREAEICYTTMAHVTDYDVWHANEAPVTVEMLIKTLSKNVKLAQETIRTMVDMIDPEASCECENALGSALTTDPKAIDPQKREEVDLLVRKYLA, from the coding sequence ATGAACGAAACCCCTGTACTGGCCGTAATTGGCGGCACTGGACTATACGAATTCGATGACATCACTGACATCGAGACCCTTAAAATCTCCACACCCTTTGGTGATCCAAGCTCCCCTATCATCACCGGGCGGCTCAACGGTAAAAAGGTTGCGTTCCTGGCCCGGCATGGGCTTGGCCATACCTTATCTCCCTCGGATGTACCTTATCGGGCCAATATCTACGCTCTGAAGTCCTTAGGGGTGAGACGGATCGTCAGCGTGAGTGCTTGCGGCTCTCTGCGTGAAGCCTATGCACCCGGCCATATCGTCATTCCCGACCAGATCTTTGATTTCACCCATAAACGAGATCGCAGTTTCTTTGGCAAGGGACTTGTGGCGCACGTCAGTGTGGCAGAACCTTTCTGCGAGTCACTTTCGGACATCCTTGAAGAGTCTGTCAAAACCCAAAATGCCCCATATCACCGGGGCGGCACCTATATCACGATTGAAGGGCCTCGCTTTTCCACCAAGGGTGAATCCCGAGTGTACCGCCAGTGGGGTCTGGACATCATCGGCATGACCGCCTCACCAGAGGTCTTCCTGGCCCGTGAGGCAGAAATATGCTATACCACTATGGCCCATGTCACCGATTATGACGTCTGGCATGCCAATGAAGCTCCTGTAACAGTGGAAATGCTGATTAAGACCCTTTCCAAGAACGTTAAACTGGCCCAGGAGACCATCCGCACAATGGTGGATATGATCGATCCTGAGGCCAGCTGCGAATGTGAAAACGCGCTGGGCAGTGCCCTTACCACCGATCCGAAAGCCATTGATCCCCAAAAGCGTGAAGAGGTGGATCTGCTGGTCAGGAAGTACCTGGCATAA
- a CDS encoding FHA domain-containing protein, which produces MNSLLLFILRLLVLLLLYLFIGWIGYTIFMDLRKSTEKDGKAFIAPITLIPLGEDLVEPKQYAQPEIIIGRDPANVCHLEDSTVSLRHLKLFYRNQHWWAEDLESTNGSYLNGDPLLSPVILTDGDELQLGQVKVTVNLN; this is translated from the coding sequence ATGAACTCATTGCTACTCTTCATCCTTCGTCTGCTTGTTCTGTTATTGCTCTATCTTTTCATCGGATGGATCGGATATACCATTTTTATGGACCTTCGGAAATCCACCGAAAAGGATGGTAAAGCGTTTATCGCCCCCATCACCCTGATCCCACTCGGAGAAGACCTGGTCGAACCAAAGCAATACGCTCAACCGGAAATCATCATCGGCCGTGACCCGGCCAATGTCTGCCACCTTGAGGACAGCACGGTGTCACTCCGGCATCTGAAATTATTCTATCGTAATCAACATTGGTGGGCCGAAGACCTCGAATCCACCAATGGGTCCTATCTGAACGGCGACCCGCTGCTGTCCCCTGTCATCCTGACGGATGGCGACGAATTACAACTCGGACAAGTAAAAGTTACCGTCAACCTTAATTGA
- a CDS encoding DUF3662 domain-containing protein, which translates to MKLNLDLIEAHLRALFEDGLYKLTNSEGSQFNIIEQLSQVIQANLIENHKGTVYAPDRYTFLIPEGQISAWENQQDILGQITAKLQSLGRMDDFQFLTEPQIQLQGVPNSQQTAITIQASFSSEVTNLPDTAAMEQPFLAASTTPLPGNAFLVIGGRSNFPLLTPIINIGRHSDNDLVLDDLYVSRHHAQIRAINKHYVVFDVGSTGGILLNGKKVSQATLRPGDVLKIGMVNLIYIQDVTSEQATTAVLIEPEDPPFGDNHE; encoded by the coding sequence ATGAAACTGAATTTAGATTTAATTGAAGCACATTTACGCGCCTTGTTCGAAGACGGCCTTTATAAACTCACGAACAGTGAGGGCAGCCAGTTCAACATCATTGAACAGCTTTCTCAGGTCATTCAAGCCAACCTCATCGAGAATCACAAAGGGACCGTCTACGCGCCTGACCGCTATACCTTCCTGATCCCAGAGGGGCAGATCTCTGCCTGGGAGAATCAACAGGACATTCTGGGCCAAATTACCGCCAAATTGCAATCCCTGGGGCGGATGGATGACTTCCAATTCCTCACAGAGCCTCAAATTCAGTTACAAGGCGTTCCCAATAGTCAGCAGACCGCCATCACCATTCAGGCCAGCTTTTCCTCAGAGGTGACGAATTTGCCTGATACTGCGGCTATGGAGCAGCCATTTCTGGCTGCCTCCACAACACCCCTGCCGGGAAACGCCTTTCTGGTAATTGGCGGCCGGTCCAATTTCCCCTTGCTGACCCCCATCATCAACATCGGGCGTCACTCTGATAATGACCTGGTGCTTGATGATCTCTATGTTTCTCGTCATCACGCTCAGATCAGAGCCATCAACAAACACTATGTGGTGTTTGATGTGGGTTCCACTGGCGGCATCCTGCTCAACGGGAAAAAAGTCTCCCAGGCCACCCTGCGCCCTGGCGATGTCCTAAAAATCGGGATGGTCAATCTCATCTACATCCAGGATGTCACCTCAGAGCAGGCCACCACCGCTGTCCTGATCGAGCCAGAGGATCCCCCGTTTGGAGATAATCACGAATGA
- a CDS encoding CehA/McbA family metallohydrolase — protein MNEIKIALHMHTRYSDGNASHSELTQTAQKAGLDGIITTDHNIWVQDIEGYYGEGKQRVMLMVGEEIHDRTLDPPGNHMLAIGAHKELSPFGSNPQRLIDQIQKHDGLSFIAHPIEDPLPRFGELAFSWRNWEVKQFTGIELWNQMSEFKSVSTTLTSAARNALFPARMTLGPLERTLALWDELIASRKRKIVAVGGVDAHELVKKVGPFKIKLYPYLHQFKSITTHLLIPKPLTGNFLEDRRMVMDALKAGHCWVAYDLPALTDGFRFLADNDDGTFIMGDTVQIKRGLTLQIRMPQKANCRLIKDGEVIKQWENREVATHLTTEPGVYRVEALIPFKRQLRGWIFSNPIYAWG, from the coding sequence ATGAACGAAATCAAAATTGCCCTTCACATGCACACCCGATATTCAGATGGCAATGCCAGCCATTCTGAACTAACCCAAACTGCCCAAAAAGCAGGCCTGGATGGAATCATCACGACCGACCATAATATTTGGGTTCAGGACATTGAAGGATATTATGGCGAAGGTAAGCAGCGGGTGATGTTGATGGTCGGTGAAGAAATCCACGATCGCACGCTGGACCCACCCGGAAACCACATGCTGGCCATTGGTGCGCACAAGGAACTTTCACCCTTTGGCAGCAATCCGCAGCGACTAATTGACCAGATCCAAAAGCACGACGGTCTCTCATTCATCGCTCACCCCATTGAGGACCCATTACCGCGCTTTGGCGAGTTGGCCTTCAGCTGGCGAAACTGGGAAGTAAAACAATTCACGGGCATTGAACTCTGGAACCAGATGAGCGAATTCAAGAGCGTGAGCACAACTCTCACTTCAGCGGCCAGAAACGCCCTTTTCCCGGCCCGGATGACTCTTGGACCGCTGGAACGCACACTGGCACTTTGGGATGAATTGATCGCCTCACGAAAACGCAAGATTGTCGCAGTGGGCGGTGTGGATGCCCACGAGCTCGTAAAAAAGGTTGGACCCTTCAAGATCAAGCTCTATCCGTATCTGCACCAATTTAAAAGCATCACTACCCATCTACTGATCCCCAAGCCGCTGACAGGTAATTTCCTGGAAGACCGCCGGATGGTGATGGATGCGCTGAAAGCCGGCCATTGTTGGGTGGCTTATGACCTCCCGGCATTGACCGATGGATTCCGCTTCCTGGCTGATAATGACGACGGCACCTTCATTATGGGTGATACGGTACAAATCAAACGAGGGCTGACCCTTCAGATCCGTATGCCTCAAAAGGCCAATTGCCGGCTGATCAAAGATGGTGAAGTCATCAAACAATGGGAAAATAGGGAAGTCGCCACCCACCTCACCACAGAACCAGGAGTTTACCGGGTGGAAGCCCTGATCCCCTTCAAAAGGCAGCTGAGGGGATGGATATTTTCCAACCCGATTTATGCCTGGGGCTGA
- the secG gene encoding preprotein translocase subunit SecG has translation MANYFSIALIITSIALIASIIIQSKGVGLGGLTGGGDPSGGVYTQRRGIEKVLFWVTIGLSVVFFILILLTVTTMAG, from the coding sequence GTGGCAAATTATTTTAGCATCGCACTGATTATAACGTCAATTGCCTTGATCGCCAGTATCATCATACAAAGTAAGGGTGTTGGATTAGGTGGTCTGACAGGTGGCGGCGATCCCTCGGGTGGGGTTTATACCCAACGCCGTGGTATTGAAAAAGTCTTGTTCTGGGTCACGATCGGCCTGAGCGTTGTCTTCTTTATTTTGATTCTGCTCACCGTCACGACTATGGCTGGGTAA
- a CDS encoding peptide ABC transporter substrate-binding protein: MKKFRWQFLIILVTGLVVGVLLILQQVNTGQEVDSTPEPITGGVYTEALVGEFLRLNPFLDIYNPPDHAVDKMIFDGLIKFDSEGIAQADLAESWGVSQDGTTYNFSLRTDVYWHDGEQFTSSDVMYTVGLLQSGHALIPQDLQNLWAEVQVVQLSEYQLQFLLPEAFAPFLDYLTFGILPEHLLAGKGLEELIDDPFNLAPVGTGPFKFQRLLVENDKIIGVVMEAFDAYFEGRPYLDEIILRYYPSSEAAYVAYQDGIVEGIGEVDPSILSAVLADPKLSIYTAREPIVTMTYLNLDNNEVGFLKDANFRRALMEAIDRDLIIEKVYGGQAIKANGPIMPSTWAYYPDLEKIPYDPVSAKEFFMASGATWDEEASSYVTEEGLEIALTLLYPDTDQHAQIASYIQQGWEALGVKVTLESKPYDEVLADLQARTYQAALVDINFTRSPDPDPYPLWGQAQIGNGQNYADWDNRSASEFLEQARISVDIAERERLYKNFQVLFMRDLPSLPLFYPVYTYAISSDINGINFGPIFESADRFNSVHEWYILSGRSDGADTVETPTVEE; the protein is encoded by the coding sequence ATGAAAAAATTCAGATGGCAGTTCCTCATAATATTGGTCACTGGATTGGTCGTTGGTGTTTTGTTAATTCTCCAACAGGTCAATACCGGTCAGGAAGTTGATTCAACCCCGGAACCGATCACAGGTGGTGTCTATACTGAAGCTTTGGTCGGTGAGTTCCTGCGGCTCAACCCTTTCCTGGATATCTATAATCCCCCAGACCATGCCGTTGATAAGATGATTTTTGACGGTTTGATCAAATTCGATTCTGAGGGAATTGCACAGGCAGACCTGGCAGAATCGTGGGGAGTATCCCAGGATGGGACGACCTACAATTTTAGCCTGCGGACAGATGTCTATTGGCATGATGGTGAACAGTTTACCTCTAGCGATGTCATGTATACCGTTGGACTGCTGCAATCCGGTCATGCTTTGATCCCGCAGGACCTGCAAAACCTTTGGGCGGAAGTCCAGGTTGTGCAGCTTTCGGAATATCAGCTACAGTTCTTGTTGCCTGAGGCCTTTGCACCATTCCTCGATTATTTGACCTTTGGGATTTTGCCTGAGCATCTCCTGGCAGGTAAGGGCCTGGAAGAGTTGATTGACGATCCTTTCAACCTGGCGCCGGTCGGCACTGGACCTTTTAAATTCCAGCGGCTGTTGGTTGAAAACGACAAGATTATCGGGGTGGTGATGGAAGCCTTTGATGCCTATTTCGAAGGCAGGCCCTATTTGGATGAGATCATCCTACGCTATTACCCGAGTTCAGAGGCTGCTTATGTTGCTTATCAGGACGGTATTGTTGAAGGTATCGGCGAAGTAGATCCATCCATTCTGTCAGCGGTTCTGGCAGATCCGAAGCTCTCCATTTATACTGCCCGTGAACCCATTGTGACCATGACCTATCTCAATTTGGATAATAACGAGGTTGGTTTTCTGAAAGATGCGAATTTCCGGCGTGCGCTGATGGAAGCGATTGACCGGGATTTGATCATTGAGAAGGTTTATGGCGGTCAGGCGATTAAGGCCAATGGCCCCATAATGCCCAGCACCTGGGCCTATTACCCTGACCTTGAGAAGATTCCCTATGACCCAGTTAGTGCCAAGGAGTTCTTTATGGCTTCCGGCGCCACCTGGGATGAAGAGGCTTCTTCTTATGTGACTGAAGAGGGGCTTGAAATTGCCCTGACCCTGCTCTATCCGGATACCGATCAACATGCTCAAATTGCCAGCTATATCCAACAAGGCTGGGAAGCGCTGGGCGTGAAAGTGACCCTTGAGAGCAAACCTTATGATGAGGTCCTGGCTGATTTGCAGGCCCGAACGTATCAGGCGGCTTTGGTGGATATTAATTTCACCCGCTCGCCGGATCCCGATCCCTATCCACTTTGGGGACAAGCCCAAATCGGGAACGGTCAGAACTACGCAGACTGGGATAATCGCTCAGCAAGTGAATTCCTGGAACAGGCTCGAATCTCCGTGGATATAGCGGAACGCGAGCGGCTCTATAAGAACTTCCAGGTGTTGTTCATGCGAGATTTGCCATCTCTGCCATTGTTTTACCCGGTTTATACCTATGCCATATCATCGGATATCAATGGGATCAATTTTGGGCCCATCTTTGAATCCGCAGATCGCTTCAATAGCGTCCATGAATGGTATATCCTTTCCGGTCGGTCCGATGGGGCTGACACGGTGGAAACACCCACAGTGGAGGAATAG
- a CDS encoding cob(I)yrinic acid a,c-diamide adenosyltransferase yields the protein MAPFYTGLGDSGDTGYLGEGRISKASLRIEAIGSVDEATAFLGLARSLTTSDHLAEVILEIQKHLYQLMSELAASPENAGLFDSVHPEQVTWLEETVAKIEGATEMPKGFIIPGESTASAALSVARTVVRRAERDVVALLEAGEITKPILATYLNRLSSLLFIMEVAESASSGDGFRLAKED from the coding sequence ATGGCGCCATTCTACACGGGCTTGGGTGATTCAGGTGATACAGGTTACCTCGGGGAAGGCCGGATCTCGAAGGCTTCTTTACGAATCGAAGCTATCGGGAGCGTGGATGAAGCCACGGCTTTCCTTGGATTAGCTCGTTCGCTGACGACCAGTGACCATCTGGCAGAGGTGATTCTGGAGATCCAAAAACACCTTTACCAGTTGATGAGTGAACTCGCCGCCTCACCCGAAAACGCCGGCTTATTCGATTCAGTGCATCCCGAACAGGTGACCTGGCTGGAAGAAACCGTGGCAAAAATTGAAGGGGCCACGGAGATGCCCAAAGGTTTCATTATCCCGGGGGAATCCACTGCCAGTGCAGCCCTTTCCGTTGCGCGAACTGTTGTCCGTCGGGCAGAACGAGATGTTGTGGCACTATTAGAAGCTGGTGAGATCACCAAGCCGATTTTAGCAACTTATTTGAACCGTTTATCTTCCCTGCTTTTTATCATGGAAGTCGCTGAATCCGCCTCATCGGGAGATGGTTTTCGATTGGCAAAAGAGGACTGA